The following proteins come from a genomic window of Dreissena polymorpha isolate Duluth1 chromosome 1, UMN_Dpol_1.0, whole genome shotgun sequence:
- the LOC127864155 gene encoding uncharacterized protein LOC127864155, translating into MSLVTISLDNMSMNKAPFLENLTKLINSLTALNMTVWDFRPNVKLVPICAQKAAVAVGGRFMMQPWSHCSLNISFPTATVQQHDLGLTVASSSLEDHVPQIQCGPISQQV; encoded by the exons atgtcATTGGTGACTATTTCATTGGACAACATGTCAATGAACAAGGCACCCTTCCTTGAAAACCTCACCAAACTAATAAACAGTTTGACTGCGTTAAACATGACCGTTTGGGATTTCAGgccaaatgtcaaactagtacCAATCTGTGCCCAAAAAGCAGCCGTAGCCGTGGGGGGCAGGTTCATGATGCAACCGTGGTCTCATTGCTCTCTGAACATCTCTTTCCCAACAGCAACAGTACAGCAACATGACCT GGGTCTTACCGTTGCCAGTTCAAGCTTAGAGGACCATGTTCCCCAAATCCAATGTGGCCCTATATCTCAACAG GTCTAG